The Astyanax mexicanus isolate ESR-SI-001 chromosome 7, AstMex3_surface, whole genome shotgun sequence genome has a window encoding:
- the ttl gene encoding tubulin--tyrosine ligase, protein MNSATPMYTFVLRDDNSSVYAEVARLLTATGKWKRLKKDNPRFNLMLGERNRLPFGRLGHEPGLMQLVNYYRGADKLCRKASLVKLIKTSPELKDSCNWFPESYIIYPTNLNTPVAPATNGISHLKSNPKTDEREVFLASYHSRKENGEGTVWIAKSSAGAKGAGILISHDANQLLEFIDNQGQVHVIQKYLERPLLLEPGHRKFDIRSWVLVDHQYNIYLYREGVLRTSSEPYNSSDLQDMTSHLTNHCIQKEHSQNYGRYEEGNEMFFDEFRQYLLSVHNIAMETSILPQIKQIIRSCLTCIEPAISTKHLSYQSFQLFGFDFMLDENFKVWLIEINGAPACAQKLYPELCQGIVDVAISTVFSLNADALSSSPPFSTSPSLSSNSCSSPKLRAPHQIGPFLKL, encoded by the exons ATGAACAGCGCTACACCGATGTACACGTTTGTTCTGCGGGATGACAACAGCAGCGTGTACGCTGAGGTCGCCAGACTCCTCACAGCTACCGGGAAATGGAAACGCCTGAAAAAGGATAATCCGAGATTCAACCTGATGCTGGGAGAGAGGAACCGGCTACCCTTCGGACGCCTAG GTCATGAGCCAGGACTTATGCAGCTGGTGAACTATTACAGAGGGGCGGACAAGCTTTGTCGCAAAGCATCTCTAGTAAA GTTAATAAAAACAAGCCCAGAGCTGAAAGACTCATGTAACTGGTTCCCtgagtcatatattatatatccaaCCAATCTAAACACACCTGTGGCTCCTGCTACCAATGGTATCAGTCATCTGAAAAGCAACCCCAAGACGGATGAGCGTGAGGTCTTCCTCGCCTCCTATCATTCCAGAAAGGAAAATGGAGAAGGAACAGTGTGGATTGCTAAATCATCAGCTGGAGCAAAAG GGGCTGGAATCTTAATATCTCACGATGCAAACCAGTTGCTTGAGTTTATTGATAATCAGGGACAAGTTCATGTAATTCAAAAGTACCTGGAGCGACCACTGCTGTTGGAACCAGGTCATCGCAAATTTGATATAAG GAGCTGGGTGCTTGTAGACCATCAGTACAACATCTACCTGTACCGAGAGGGTGTGCTGAGAACGTCCTCAGAACCATACAATAGCTCTGACCTCCAGGACATGACCAGCCACCTGACCAACCATTGCATCCAGAAGGAGCACTCTCAGAACTACGGGCGCTATGAGGAGGGCAATGAGATGTTCTTTGATGAGTTCAGGCAGTACCTGCTGAGTGTTCACAATATTGCCATGGAAACCTCCATCTTACCTCAAATCAAGCAGATAATAAG AAGTTGCCTCACGTGCATTGAACCAGCCATCAGCACCAAGCATCTGTCCTACCAGAGTTTCCAGCTCTTCGGCTTTGACTTCATGCTGGATGAGAACTTTAAAGTGTGGCTGATTGAAATCAATGGAGCACCTGCCTGTGCACA GAAACTCTACCCAGAGCTGTGTCAGGGTATTGTAGATGTGGCCATTTCCACTGTCTTCTCTCTGAATGCAGATGCCCTCTCCTCCTCTCCGCCTTTTTccacctctccatctctctcctctAACTCATGCTCTTCACCAAAACTCAGAGCACCACACCAGATTGGCCCATTCCTCAAACTGTAA
- the LOC125803033 gene encoding uncharacterized protein LOC125803033 isoform X1: MPKGTLGDAQRDTWRYPKGQIEMPKRTLGDAQKDTWRRPKGHLEMPKVTLGGAQKDTWRCPKGHLEMPKRTLGDAQRDSWRCPKGHLEMPKGTLGDAQRDTWRCPKGHLEMPKRTLGDAQRDSWRCPKRHLEMPKRTLGDAQKDTWRRPKGHLEMPKVTLGGAQKDTWRCPKGHLEMPKRTLEDFPKGHLKISQRDTWRCPKRHWEMPKSILGNVQMDT, translated from the exons atgcccaaagggacacttggagatgcccaaagggacacttggagatatccaaagGGACAAattgagatgcccaaaaggacacttggagatgcccaaaaggacacttggagacgcccaaaaggacacttggaaatgcccaaagtgacacttggaggtgcccaaaaggacacttggag atgcccaaaaggacacttggagatgcccaaaaggacacttggagacgcccaaagggactcttggagatgcccaaaaggacacttggagatgcccaaagggacacttggagatgcccaaagggacacttggagatgcccaaaaggacacttggagatgcccaaaaggacacttggagacgcccaaagggactcttggagatgcccaaaaagacacttggagatgcccaaaaggacacttggagatgcccaaaaggacacttggagacgcccaaaaggacacttggaaatgcccaaagtgacacttggaggtgcccaaaaggacacttggag atgcccaaaaggacacttggagatgcccaaaaggacacttgaagatttcccaaagggacacttgaagatttcccaaagggacacttggagatgcccaaaaagacactgggAGATGCCCAAAAGTATACTTGGAAATGTCCAAATGGACACTTGA
- the LOC125803033 gene encoding uncharacterized protein LOC125803033 isoform X3, translating into MPKGTLGDAQRDTWRYPKGQIEMPKRTLGDAQKDTWRRPKGHLEMPKVTLGDAQKDTWRCPKGHLETPKGTLGDAQKDTWRCPKGHLEMPKGTLGDAQKDTWRCPKGHLETPKGTLGDAQKDTWRCPKGHLEMPKRTLGDAQKDTWKCPK; encoded by the exons atgcccaaagggacacttggagatgcccaaagggacacttggagatatccaaagGGACAAattgagatgcccaaaaggacacttggagatgcccaaaaggacacttggagacgcccaaaaggacacttggaaatgcccaaagtgacacttggag atgcccaaaaggacacttggagatgcccaaaaggacacttggagacgcccaaagggactcttggagatgcccaaaaggacacttggagatgcccaaagggacacttggagatgcccaaagggacacttggagatgcccaaaaggacacttggagatgcccaaaaggacacttggagacgcccaaagggactcttggagatgcccaaaaagacacttggagatgcccaaaaggacacttggagatgcccaaaaggacacttggagacgcccaaaaggacacttggaaatgcccaaagtga
- the LOC125803004 gene encoding sterile alpha motif domain-containing protein 3-like translates to MLLRIIINKDDIRKIQTDSEPETLDSFYSFLKCKLGLGGDFVVQFQDPDFGNEFCNLSSLSELPKEKATLKVILKQIPESPQTDSTLDTASLSSPSSSSMEDTPSCRRPWPDPFVIPKFSYDVELKLKRGNEAYQENGTLLITNKDTKSEILEKLAEEIYKYSAYPSREQYDIVAQSLVKKHPCLREPGSVKGWYCWKFSLKFKMGNYRNKLRVSGCSELTVNRRNSGPKQKLKKAKKSEVNFLPDVPEGKTQNVLEEERAAIVAEMKKKKVDWKKVTDMMASTFPLRRKEIVEEQPLVAEVKAKWPALFTDTQIEAEFARLTSTDLWDTFVSGLDQYMERFLQMFKAKSHCIQALSSLLSLLDDDNSVQKKRAVILRGLPHFLREDPSKLLKIAETTESEEQMAKGVSIGVLLIQEEEDVIDFSVVLEEQIILNGITDFPHAVAMLVGLLFALNIDYPKELRYTFEVIQKVLMNIGGEQCSARVHGLRNRLLCKTL, encoded by the exons atgttgCTAAGAATCATTATAAACAAGGATGATATTAGGAAGATACAAACTGACAGTGAGCCAGAGACTCTTGAttccttttattcttttttgaaATGCAAGCTTGGATTGGGAGGTGACTTTGTAGTTCAATTTCAAGATCCAGACTTTGGCAATGAGTTCTGCAACTTGTCAAGCTTGTCTGAACTTCCAAAAGAGAAGGCCACTTTAAAGGTAATCCTCAAGCAAATCCCCGAGTCCCCTCAGACTGACTCAACGTTGGACACGGCAAGTCTCTCGTCGCCCTCATCGTCTTCCATGGAGGACACTCCTTCCTGCCGTCGGCCATGGCCTGACCCTTTTGTGATTCCAAAATTCTCATACGATGTGGAATTGAAGCTTAAACGTGGTAATGAAGCCTACCAGGAGAATGGAACCCTTCTGATTACAAATAAAGACACTAAATCTGAGATACTTGAAAAATTGGCTGAAGAAATTTACAAATACTCAGCATACCCATCTCGAGAGCAGTATGACATTGTTGCACAGAGCCTTGTTAAGAAACATCCTTGCCTGAGAGAGCCTGGATCTGTGAAGGGGTGGTACTGCTGGAAGttcagtttaaagtttaaaatgggAAATTACCGCAACAAGCTTCGTGTGTCTGGATGTTCAGAGCTAACAGTGAATCGCCGAAATTCAGGACCAAAGCAGAAGCTCAAGAAAGCTAAAAAGTCTGAAGTCAACTTTCTTCCGGATGTTCCTGAAGGCAAAACGCAGAATGTGCTGGAAGAGGAGAGGGCAGCCATTGTTGcagagatgaagaagaagaaagttGATTGGAAGAAAGTTACTGACATGATGGCCAGCACATTCCCTCTGCGACGAAAAGAAATAGTTGAAGAACAACCACTTGTGGCAGAAGTGAAGGCCAAGTGGCCAGCTTTGTTCACAGATACACAG ATTGAGGCTGAATTTGCTCGACTAACTTCCACTGACCTGTGGGACACGTTTGTTTCTGGGCTGGATCAGTATATGGAAAGATTCTTGCAGATGTTTAAGGCCAAGAGTCACTGCATTCAAGCACTTAGCAGCCTCCTGTCTCTGCTTGATGATGAT AATTCAGTTCAAAAGAAAAGGGCAGTCATTCTGAGAGGTCTGCCACATTTTCTCAGGGAGGATCCATCCAAACTTCTAAAGATTGCTGAG ACTACAGAGAGTGAGGAGCAGATGGCAAAAGGAGTAAGTATTGGTGTCTTGCTGATACAAGAAGAGGAGGACGTCATTGACTTTTCAGTGGTACTGGAAGAGCAGATCATCCTGAATGGCATTACTGACTTCCCCCATGCGGTAGCTATGCTTGTTGGTCTGTTATTCGCACTTAATATTGACTACCCCAAGGAACTGCGCTACACCTTCGAGGTCATTCAGAAGGTTTTAATGAACATTGGAGGTGAACAGTGTTCTGCTAGGGTTCACGGACTCAGAAACAGACTCTTGTGTAAAACTCTGTAG
- the LOC125803033 gene encoding uncharacterized protein LOC125803033 isoform X2: MPKGTLGDAQRDTWRYPKGQIEMPKRTLGDAQKDTWRRPKGHLEMPKVTLGGAQKDTWRCPKGHLEMPKRTLGDAQRDSWRCPKGHLEMPKGTLGDAQRDTWRCPKGHLEMPKRTLGDAQRDSWRCPKRHLEMPKRTLGDAQKDTWRRPKGHLEMPKVTLGGAQKDTWRCPKGHLEMP; this comes from the exons atgcccaaagggacacttggagatgcccaaagggacacttggagatatccaaagGGACAAattgagatgcccaaaaggacacttggagatgcccaaaaggacacttggagacgcccaaaaggacacttggaaatgcccaaagtgacacttggaggtgcccaaaaggacacttggag atgcccaaaaggacacttggagatgcccaaaaggacacttggagacgcccaaagggactcttggagatgcccaaaaggacacttggagatgcccaaagggacacttggagatgcccaaagggacacttggagatgcccaaaaggacacttggagatgcccaaaaggacacttggagacgcccaaagggactcttggagatgcccaaaaagacacttggagatgcccaaaaggacacttggagatgcccaaaaggacacttggagacgcccaaaaggacacttggaaatgcccaaagtgacacttggaggtgcccaaaaggacacttggaggtgcccaaaaggacacttggagatgccctaa